A single Longimicrobiaceae bacterium DNA region contains:
- a CDS encoding ATPase, T2SS/T4P/T4SS family, whose translation MAVWDDPDVRELYVNSDGRVWADRAGTGRVATGLVLEEMAVLRFLAGIAAYRKETLTAETPALQGAMPDERFHGARIQGYIPPRAPGPGFNLRKHNPEVCPLESYLERGALGFAEYDLLLDSVDARRNVLVAGATRSGKTTFLGGLIAAISQRWPADRLLVVEDTPEIRCTSADAVLYRTLPGEPMGPVIAREAMRLSPDRIVCGEFRDRAAYYCADLWTSGHTGGAASMHAGSVEGALMRMNLLMLDGRRGSYAALVAAAVDVVVVLARGDHGGRVVDLALLDGLDRRGRFQIRRPQLGANRRDVC comes from the coding sequence ATGGCGGTGTGGGACGATCCGGACGTTCGGGAGCTTTACGTCAACTCCGACGGGCGGGTGTGGGCGGACCGCGCGGGGACCGGGCGGGTCGCGACGGGGCTGGTGCTGGAGGAGATGGCGGTGCTGCGCTTCCTGGCCGGGATCGCAGCGTACCGGAAGGAGACGCTGACGGCGGAGACCCCGGCCCTGCAGGGCGCGATGCCGGACGAGCGGTTCCACGGCGCGCGCATCCAGGGATACATCCCGCCCCGCGCACCGGGACCCGGCTTCAACCTGCGGAAGCACAACCCGGAGGTCTGCCCGCTGGAGAGCTACCTGGAGCGCGGCGCCCTGGGGTTCGCCGAGTACGACCTGCTGCTGGACTCGGTGGACGCGCGGCGGAACGTCCTCGTCGCGGGGGCGACCCGCTCCGGCAAGACGACCTTCCTGGGCGGGCTGATCGCGGCGATCAGCCAGCGCTGGCCGGCGGACCGGCTGCTGGTGGTGGAGGACACCCCAGAGATCCGATGCACCTCCGCCGACGCGGTGCTCTACCGGACCCTGCCCGGGGAGCCGATGGGGCCGGTCATCGCGCGGGAGGCGATGCGCCTCTCGCCGGACCGGATCGTATGCGGGGAGTTCCGGGACCGCGCCGCCTACTACTGCGCGGACCTCTGGACCTCGGGCCACACCGGCGGGGCGGCGTCGATGCACGCTGGCAGCGTGGAAGGGGCGCTCATGAGGATGAACCTGCTCATGCTGGACGGGCGCCGCGGGTCGTACGCCGCGCTGGTCGCGGCAGCCGTGGACGTGGTGGTGGTGCTGGCGCGCGGGGACCACGGCGGCCGCGTGGTTGACCTCGCGCTCCTGGACGGCCTCGATCGCCGGGGCCGCTTTCAGATTCGACGCCCTCAGCTGGGGGCCAACCGGAGGGACGTATGCTGA
- a CDS encoding VirB3 family type IV secretion system protein, with translation MDELRETRVVQALLRPPLFFGVPRWWLSVELAVVVCAWMGAPMHWSSLVLTVLVFVLVHPLVAWKSRDNPWAVEMFVGYLRRPVLYSNRDMLAAPALRSYRALP, from the coding sequence ATGGACGAGCTGCGCGAGACACGGGTCGTCCAGGCGCTGCTCAGGCCGCCTCTCTTCTTCGGCGTGCCGCGATGGTGGCTCTCGGTCGAGCTGGCGGTCGTCGTCTGCGCCTGGATGGGAGCGCCGATGCACTGGTCGAGCCTCGTGCTCACCGTGCTGGTCTTCGTCCTCGTGCACCCGCTGGTCGCGTGGAAGTCGCGCGACAACCCGTGGGCGGTGGAGATGTTCGTGGGCTATCTCCGCCGGCCGGTGCTCTACAGCAACCGGGACATGCTCGCCGCCCCGGCGCTCCGGTCGTACCGCGCGCTTCCGTAG